A genome region from Camelina sativa cultivar DH55 chromosome 10, Cs, whole genome shotgun sequence includes the following:
- the LOC104719802 gene encoding probable E3 ubiquitin-protein ligase RHB1A isoform X2 — MGGCCCCSSSRRADIDNGLPYYYYPRATEERVPLSSAHNRTSSAISTGVVVVDTNLETSSPDAYIPPPAPIPFDVAIGIPHTPGNGEEATCVDIREVSVEPANTEPAQEIVDGITLGVPTTCSHKEIDSKIQTEIDLESAEEIDPKLSKAVFVPIEEEEDCPICLEEYDIENPKLLAKCDHHFHLACILEWMERSETCPVCNTEMIFDSPLD, encoded by the exons atggGAGGTTGCTGTTGTTGCTCTTCGTCACGAAGAGCTGATATAGATAATGGACTTCCGTACTACTAC TACCCGAGGGCAACAGAAGAGCGTGTGCCTTTATCTTCTGCCCATAACAGGACTTCCTCTGCAATCTCTACGGGTGTTGTAGTAGTAGACACAAACTTAGAGACATCATCTCCCGATGCCTATATACCACCACCAGCTCCTATCCCTTTTGATGTGGCTATTGGAATTCCTCATACACCAGGAAATGGTGAAGAGGCTACTTGTGTTGATATAAGAGAGGTTTCAGTGGAACCTGCTAATACCGAGCCTGCTCAAGAAATAGTCGACGGTATTACTCTCGGGGTTCCAACTACTTGCTCACATAAAGAAATAGATAGCAAAATCCAAACAGAGATTGATCTTGAATCTGCTGAAGAGATAGACCCCAAGCTATCAAAAGCCGTCTTTGTTCCaatagaggaagaggaggacTGTCCCATATGTTTGGAAG AATATGATATCGAGAACCCCAAACTTCTAGCCAAATGCGATCACCATTTTCACCTTGCATGCATTCTAGAATGGATGGAGAGAAGTGAAACTTGCCCCGTCTGCAATACG GAAATGATatttgactctcctctcgactAG
- the LOC104719801 gene encoding ubiquitin-conjugating enzyme E2 4 codes for MSSPSKRREMDMMKLMMSDYKVETINDGMQEFYVEFNGPKDSLYQGGVWKIRVELPDAYPYKSPSVGFITKIYHPNVDELSGSVCLDVINQTWSPMFDLVNVFETFLPQLLLYPNPSDPLNGEAAALMMRDRPAYEQRVKEYCEKYAKPGEGSEDKSSDEELSEEEFGSDDEDEDDDDDVAIAGKPDP; via the exons atgtcttcaCCAAGCAAACGCCGAGAAATGGATATGATGAAACT GATGATGAGCGATTATAAAGTGGAGACGATCAACGATGGCATGCAAGAGTTCTATGTTGAATTCAATGGTCCCAAAGACA GTCTCTATCAAGGAGGTGTGTGGAAGATAAGAGTTGAGCTTCCAGATGCTTATCCTTACAAATCTCCTTCTGTTGgttttattactaaaatttaTCACCCTAATGTTGATGAACT GTCGGGTTCTGTTTGTTTAGATGTGATTAACCAAACTTGGAGTCCTATGTTCG ACCTTGTGAATGTGTTTGAGACatttcttcctcagcttctgTTGTATCCAAACCCATCAGATCCATTGAATGGAGAAGCTGCTGCATTGATGATGCGTGATCGTCCTGCTTATGAACAGCGAGTTAAAG AATACTGTGAGAAGTATGCAAAGCCAGGGGAAGGTTCAGAAGATAAGTCTAGCGATGAAGAACTAAGTGAAGAGGAATTCGGCTCagatgacgaagatgaagatgatgatgatgatgttgctaTTGCAGGCAAACCAGATCCCTGA
- the LOC104719802 gene encoding probable E3 ubiquitin-protein ligase RHB1A isoform X1, producing the protein MGGCCCCSSSRRADIDNGLPYYYVSYPRATEERVPLSSAHNRTSSAISTGVVVVDTNLETSSPDAYIPPPAPIPFDVAIGIPHTPGNGEEATCVDIREVSVEPANTEPAQEIVDGITLGVPTTCSHKEIDSKIQTEIDLESAEEIDPKLSKAVFVPIEEEEDCPICLEEYDIENPKLLAKCDHHFHLACILEWMERSETCPVCNTEMIFDSPLD; encoded by the exons atggGAGGTTGCTGTTGTTGCTCTTCGTCACGAAGAGCTGATATAGATAATGGACTTCCGTACTACTACGTTAGT TACCCGAGGGCAACAGAAGAGCGTGTGCCTTTATCTTCTGCCCATAACAGGACTTCCTCTGCAATCTCTACGGGTGTTGTAGTAGTAGACACAAACTTAGAGACATCATCTCCCGATGCCTATATACCACCACCAGCTCCTATCCCTTTTGATGTGGCTATTGGAATTCCTCATACACCAGGAAATGGTGAAGAGGCTACTTGTGTTGATATAAGAGAGGTTTCAGTGGAACCTGCTAATACCGAGCCTGCTCAAGAAATAGTCGACGGTATTACTCTCGGGGTTCCAACTACTTGCTCACATAAAGAAATAGATAGCAAAATCCAAACAGAGATTGATCTTGAATCTGCTGAAGAGATAGACCCCAAGCTATCAAAAGCCGTCTTTGTTCCaatagaggaagaggaggacTGTCCCATATGTTTGGAAG AATATGATATCGAGAACCCCAAACTTCTAGCCAAATGCGATCACCATTTTCACCTTGCATGCATTCTAGAATGGATGGAGAGAAGTGAAACTTGCCCCGTCTGCAATACG GAAATGATatttgactctcctctcgactAG